The following is a genomic window from Pedobacter sp. KBS0701.
TGATGGAGAAATTTGGAATGGCTAGCGAACAAATTGACGAAGCTATCGCTAAAGCTGGCAATATGCAGGAGAAACTTGAGCCGACTTTCAAAAATATATTTACCAGTTTTGGAGTTTCACTTGCATTATATGGCGTTCTGTCTCTAATCCTTTCAGCGATTTTAAAGAAAAAGGAACCTGTAAGATTCGACTCGTTTCCTCAAGAAGTTTAATTTCTTTTATAAAATTTTGAACGTGCAGGTTTTATCATTTAGTTTGGTAAGGTTGCACGTTTGTTTGTTTTTCTCGATCTCGAATACATTATATCCCGCTTATCTTAGACTGATTCAGAAAGAAAAGTCGTCATCTCGACTGAAGCGTAGCGGAATGGAGAGATCCATTGAATTAGATTTCTCGACTTCGTTGCACTCCGCTCGAAATGATTGTTATGATAAAAACAAATTTTAAGCAGCTATTTTATAGTTATTTTTATAGCTGGCTTGATTTTTTATAACAGCAGCAACTCTTAATGCTATCTTGTTTCTAACGGCATTAATTATGCTCATGCTGTGCTTCCCTTCATCCTTTTTTCTATTGTAATATGTTTTGAATTCCTGATTATGTTGAATCAAAGATAATGCACACATATGCAGCAATCTTTTAAGCTCTTTATTGGCCATCCGGTGTACTCTTGTTTTACCTTTGATACTTATACCACTGCTGTGTTCAAATGGTACAACCCCTGCATAACAGGCCAGTTCTTTTCCGCTGGGGCGCCCTGCAAAATTTCCAGTGCAGCCAATCAGGTATACTGCGGTAACATGTCCTATCCCAGGGATACTGAGCAATAGTTTGTAGTTCTGCTTGAAACCCTGGTTTCCTGTGATAATTTTTTTGATCTGATCTTCGAGGTTCCTGATTGACTTTGCGATACCCTCAATTGCATTTTTAAGTGCTTTTTCAATCAGTTTCTGATGTTCTTTACCATTGACATTGCCAAGTTCTTTTACCGAAACGCTAATGCCGGACCTTTGTTTGAGCAGCTTTGTCCTCGCTGATATCAGATCTTTCAGGAGCATCAGTTCGGGATCCAGGGCAGCTGTAGCCTTTAGGTCATCCGCTTCCTTAAAGGCATAGTTGCATAAACGGATACTGTCTATTTTATCATTTTTGCCCCTTGCTATCCCAAAACTCCATTTGATATGGGCGGCATTGCCAATATGGATGGGCAGATTTCTGTTGCTGCAGAAAGTCCATATTAAACGATGATAGATCCCCGTATTTTCCATGACAACCAGGGAGTCCCCATTGAATGTGGTTTTCTGAGATTTCAACCACTTCTCAAATAGCTTTATACCTGGAGCGGTGTTATCAAACCGTGCGGTGGCTATTTCCTGTTTTACATGGTTCACAACGGCCATTAATGCAACATCGAAGTGCGGTTTGGAAATATCAATACCGATAAAAAATTTTGTAGTGGCAATCATCCTGCTATTTTTTATGTTTGTAATGGTTACCTAAGTTTTACCCCATCGATCCTAGTCCTTAATAATGGGTATTACCCTAATTGTTATCTGGTCACTAAGGGAAAAAACGGTAACGGATTGAATCATTTCATAGGCATAAAAACCTTGACGAATTTTAATGTGCCGCTACCGTTTTAGGTAATCTGATTTATAATTTAAGCAAAGTAAGTACTTGGTATCTTTAAATAAAATATCAAAACAAATCTAAAGCACTAAGGGAAAAAACGGTAACGGATTGAATCATTTCATAGGCATAAAAACCTTGACGAATTTTAATGTGCCGCTACCGTTTTAGGTAATCTGATTTATAATTTAAGCAAAGTAAGTACTTGGTATCTTTAAATAAAATATCAAAACAAATCTAAAGGACGATATTGGGAGTATAGCGATTTACAATTTATTGCCGAAGGCAATTTAAAAAATGAAATAACTATCTTTGAACAAAATACTTGGTCAAAATTTAACTTCTTGCCAAATGGAAAATAAGGATAATGTCGAATTAAGAGAAAAGATACGTTTAGGTCTTAGCTTAGCTTTCAAAAAGCTGGTTACTTACAAAGCTAAGAACGATGGTGTTTTAGTTTTTTCCAATCAAGGAAAAATTGTGAAAGTAAGAGCCAAAGACATAAAATTATAATATAAAATCAAAAATTTTGAACGTGCAGGTTCTATCATTTAATTTGATGAAATTTGCACGTTTTAATTTAAACAAACCTCGCCGGTTTTTAAAACCTGTGGGGTTTATGCTTAAAAAATGGATATATCAGTTGTAGTACCCTTATTTAATGAAGATGAATCTTTGCCAGAATTAACGGCCTGGATTGATAAAGTGATGATCGACAATAATTTCAGCTATGAAATTATTTTGGTTGATGATGGTAGTACTGATAGATCCTGGGAGGTGATTGAAGAATTAAGATCTCAGAATCTTGCTATAAAAGGCATTAAATTTAGACGTAACTATGGTAAATCTGCGGCATTAAACGTTGGTTTCGAAGCCACGAAAGGCAATGTTGTGATTACGATGGATGCCGATTTACAGGATAGTCCGGATGAAATTCCTGAATTATACCGTCGAATTAAAGAAGAAAAACTCGATATTATATCAGGCTGGAAAAAGAAACGTTACGATCCGATTACAAAAACGATACCTACTAAACTCTTTAACGCAGCTACCCGCAAAATGAGCGGTATAGAACTGAACGATTTTAACTGTGGCCTGAAAGCTTACCGGAGCGATGTTATTAAGACAATTGAAGTTTATGGCGAAATGCACCGTTATATCCCGGTAATTGCTAAATGGGCTGGATTTAGTAAAATAGCCGAGCAGGTGGTAGAGCATCGTGCACGTAAATATGGCACGACAAAATTTGGTTTCAGCAGGTTTATCAATGGCTTTTTAGATTTACTTTCTATTTTCTTTGTGGGTAAATTCGGCAAACGCCCGATGCACTTTTTTGGTTCATTAGGCGTGTTGAGTTTCTTACTAGGAACATTTATGGCTCTTTGGATGATAGGAGTGAAGCTTTATCATATAGCAGCAGAAATTCCTTATAAAAGAGAAATTACCGATCAACCTTTATTTTATATTGCCTTGGTTGCAATAATTGTTGGATCTCAAATGTTTTTAACTGGTTTTGTAGCCGAATTGGTTACTCGAAATGCACCAGAAAGAAATCAATATTTAATAGAAAAAGAACTTAAATAAGTTCGGAGACTAAAGCTTAAAGCTTAAAGCGCTTTTATCTTTAGTCTTTCAGCTTTCAGCTTCAAGACATGTTTTTCTCCATCATAATCCCCCTTTACAATCGTCCTCAGGAAATTGACGAGCTTTTACATACCTTAACTAAACAGACTTATTTACAGTTTGAAGTTTTGGTTATTGAAGATGGTTCGAAAAACGATGCAAAGGCAATTGTGGCTTCTTATGCCGATAAACTGGATATTAAATATTATTTCAAGGAGAATGCGGGACAAGGGTTTGCCCGTAATTTTGGTTTTGAAAGGGCTAAGGGAGATTATTTTATCATTTTTGATTCCGATATCCTGGTTCCGGCCGATTATCTCGAAATTGTTAGAAATTACCTTTATGAACATCATTTGGATGCCTATGGAGGTCCGGATGCGGCGCATGATAGTTTCACGCCGGTGCAAAAAGCAATCAGTTACGCCATGACATCGCCATTCACCACCGGTGGTATTCGTGGTAATAAGCAACATGTAGGGCAGTTTCATCCACGTAGTTTTAATATGGGCGTTTCCCGTCAGGCCTGGGAAAAGGTAGGGGGCTTTATTTTAACCCGTTTGGGAGAGGATATTGAATACAGCATCCGTATCCATGAAAATGGTTTCAAAATCGGCTTGATCCCAGATGCAAAGGTTTACCATAAACGCAGAACGAGTTTCAGCCAGTTTTATAAACAATTACACTTTTTCGGTAGGGCAAGAATCAATATTTATAAACATTTCCCGAAAGAATTAAAGCCGGTTCACTTTTTTCCTGCCTTATTTACTTTAGGATTTGGTTTCACGATTTTATGTAACTTTATCTATCCGCCATTGGCGTATGTTTGTAACTTCTTCTTATTGATTTACTTTATGTTGATATTTTTTCACTCCTGGTCAGTAAATAAATCTTTAAAAGTTGCATTTTTGAGCATTATATCTTCGTTTATCCAATTAACCGCTTATGGTTTAGGATTTATACAGGATTTATTTAAACGTGTGGTATTCAAACAACAATGATCAATTATCTAAAAGAAAGTACGTTCGCCGTTAACGATGTAATGCAAAAAGCATGGGGCATTACTAAGAAACATTATTTCTCGATTGCTACATTATGTTTTTTAATGTTTATCACCGCTAGCGCATCAAGTTTGATGGCCTTTTTTATTAAAGACGTTAGCAAGGCTTTAAGCATTATCATGGTGATTATTTTCGTTTTACTCTATTTTACCATTAATCTTTCACTGTTTAAGTATATTTTCCATTTAATGGACGATGAAGAAAGTGATGTTAAAATTGTGGATACCCTACCAACCAGGCAGCAGATCATCAGGTTTTTGGTTGCTACGCTATATTTCGTTGGCTGCATTTTAGGTGTTTACCTGGTAGTGATCTTAGTTGCCTTTCCTTTTATTTATACTGGGATCAATGTCTCGATTGTTAAAAATGTAGCCATATCAGTAGGTATTATTGCTATTTTCATTACCTGGTTAAGAATTTCTTTCTTCCCATTTTTTATTATTGATAAAGGAGCAACACCATTCGATTCTATAAAGTTAAGCTTGGCTACAACTAAAGGAAATTTCACCAAGATCTTATTGTTATTGGTTGTTTTAGGTGGAGGATATTTAATTTATCTGTTGTTAAACTATCTGCAATGGCCCTTAATCGCTTTCATTGTCAATATTTTAAGTTCATTTATTATCGTTCCGCTTTCCAGTGTAGCTTTAACGGTTGCATACCGTAAAATTTCGAGCGAATATAAAGGCGACAAACATCCGGATATTTTACATAATATAGTCTAACCCCAGCCCTGAAGGGGAGTTAAAAATCAGATTAAAATTTATGGAAAAAGAAAAGAACGGTAGAAGGGAAAAGTCCCCTTCAGGGGGTTGGGGGCTTAAAGCAGCGTTAAGTAAACCCTTTGCGGCATTTGCAGTTTGGCAAATCAACAAATGGAAGTATAATGCCGTAAATGCTCAAAATAACATGCTGAAAAAGCTTGTTGATGAAGCTAAATATACTGTTTTTGGTAAAGACCATCATTTCTCTGAGATCAAAAACTATACAGATTTTAAAAAGCATGTTCCTGTTCAGGATTATGAAGGTTTAAAACCTTATGTAGATCGTGTGGTGGCAGGCGAAGCTGATGTGCTTTGGAAAGGAAAACCGCTTTATTTCGCCAAAACATCAGGCACCACTTCGGGCGTAAAATACATCCCGCTTTCTAAAGAGTCGATGCCTGAGCACATTAAAGCTGCACGGAATGCCATTTTAACTTATATTAATGAAACAGGTAAGGCCGGTTTCGTTAATGGAAAGATGATCTTTCTGCAAGGAAGTCCGGTTTTGAGTGTGAAAAATGGGATCAATGTGGGGCGCTTATCAGGGATTGTAGCCCACCACGTGCCAGCTTATTTGCAAAAAAACCGCCTACCTTCTTACGAAACCAATATCATCGAAGATTGGGAGCAGAAAGTGGATGCCATTGTGGAGGAGACGATCAATGAAAACATGACCTTGATTTCTGGTATTCCACCTTGGGTACAAATGTATTTCGATAAACTTTCAGAGAAATCAGGAGGAAAGAAAATCGCTGAAATTTTCAGGAATTTTAGCCTGTTTATTTATGGAGGGGTAAATTTCGAACCTTATCGCGCAAAAATTGAACAGAGCATCGGGAAAAAAATTGATGCCATTGAAACCTATCCGGCTTCAGAAGGGTTTATTGCCTATCAGGATTCGCAAAAAGATAAAGGCTTACTATTATTGGCTGATGCGGGAATTTTTTACGAATTTGTCCCCGCTGATCAATATTACAATGATCATCCAACACGGTTATCACTTGGCGAGGTTGAGCTTGATATCAACTATGCATTGATTTTAAATACCAATGCAGGCTTATGGGGTTACAGTATTGGCGATACTGTGAAATTTGTTTCGAAAAATCCATATAAAATTGTAGTTACAGGGCGGATTAAACATTTCATTTCTGCTTTTGGCGAACATGTAATAGGAGAAGAGGTAGAACAAGCAATTTTAACGGTAGCAAATGAAGAGCAGGTAGAAATTACAGAATTTACAGTGGCACCGCAGGTTAATCCGGCAGCTGATCAATTGCCTTACCATGAGTGGTTTGTGGAGTTTTCATCAGCGCCAAAAGATCTGGCTGCTTTTAGTAAAAAGGTTGATGAAGCTTTGCAAAAGAAAAATATTTATTATTTTGACCTAATTGAGGGAAACATCCTTCAGCCATTGATTATACGTACTTTGCAAAAAGATGCCTTTGTAAACTATATGAAAAGTGAAGGGAAGTTAGGCGGACAGAATAAGGTTCCGCGGTTGAGTAATGATAGGAAATTGGCAGATGGGTTGGAGAAATATATTGTTTAATTGCTACATTGTTGAATTGTTGTACTGGCGCCTTAAACATGGCGGTAGAATATTGTTGGATTGTTTAACATTGTGCAGATGAAAATTGCTAAATTGTTGTTAGTAATTAACGGTTCAGCACATGGAAAAGAATTATTTACAATTGAATCATATAACGGCATATACAAAATCGTTTCATCTTAGCAATTTTGTATGGGATTTGGTATCTGGTTGGGATAGCTTTGCAAAGTATACCATCGGGCAACAGTTTGTTGATGCTGTTGATTCTATTTCAGCTAATATTGCTGAAGGCTTTGGTCGTTATCATAAGAAAGATAAGATCAAGTTTTATTATTATAGATTTGGTTCGGTTAAGGAATGTTTAGACTGGAACGAAAAAGCAAGAGTTCGAAAGTTGGTAAATGAGGAAACGTATTCAAAGATTTTTGCAACTTTGGAAACTTTGCCGAAAGAAATTCATCAACTGATAAAATTTACAAACGAAAAATTGAAAATTTAATCGAATGCTATTAAAACAGTTAAATTTTTAATACGAGAGAAAGAAAACAATTGAACAATATAACAATACAGCAATCTGTAAAAAGAATAACCATATTAGGTTCTACAGGGAGCATAGGTACACAAGCACTTGAAGTGGTTAGGGATCATCCTACGGTTTTTAAAGTTGCCGTATTATCTGCACTGAAGAATTCAGCATTACTCATTCAACAGGCAAAGGAATTTAAACCGGCAATTGTTGTAATCTGTGATGAAAGCAAATACAGCGAAGTTAAAGATGCTTTGTTTGGCCTTGATATAAAAATTTTGGCCGGAGAAGCGGCCTTATCAGAAGTAGCTGCTTATGCTGATAGCGATGTAGTGCTTACTGCATTAATGGGATCGGTTGGTTTAAAACCAACTGTTGCAGCGATAAAAGCAGGGAAAAACATCGCTTTAGCCAATAAGGAAACTTTGGTGGTTGCAGGCGAACTGATTACACAATTGGCAACTGAACACCAGGTTAAAATTTTACCGGTTGATTCAGAGCATTCGGCCATATTCCAGTGTTTGGTAGGGGAAGAGCAAAATCGGATCGAGAAAATTTACCTCACGGCTTCCGGCGGGCCATTTTTGGGCAAAACAAAAGATTTTCTTTCTACAGTAAAAAAAGAGGAGGCCTTAAAACATCCTAACTGGGTGATGGGTGCAAAAATCACCATTGATTCTGCTTCCTTAATGAATAAAGGTTTAGAAGTAATTGAGGCAAAATGGCTGTTTAGCCTCGATGTAGACCAGATTGATGTTATCGTTCATCCTCAATCTATCATCCATTCCATTGTTCAGTTTAACGATGGTTCAATGAAAGCACAAATGGGGGTTCCTGACATGAAATTGCCCATTCAGTATGCTTTAAATTATCCCGACAGGCTAAAAAACAATTTTAAACGTTTTAACTTCTTGGAATATCCAAACTTTAGCTTCTTGAAAGCAGATATGGAAACCTTTAGGAATTTGGATCTGGCATTTACTTCTTTACGAAAAGGGGGGAATATGCCTTGTATTTTAAATGCGGCAAATGAAATTGTTGTGGAAGCATTTTTGAAAGATAAAATCGGTTTCCTGCGGATGAGTGAGGTTATAGAACAGTGTATGGAAGAAATTGGTTTTATTGAAAAACCACAATTGAGTGATTATTTAGAAACTGACAAACATAGCCGTATCTTAGCCGGCGAATTAGTAACAAAAAGTATATTGTAACATCTAACATAAAAATTTTATAAGCGAATATGAACGGATTGATTATGGCGGGGCAGCTGTTGCTCGGATTGTCTTTATTGGTAATATTACACGAATTAGGGCATTTCCTGGCGGCCAGAGCATTTGGTATTAAAGTAGAAAAATTTTATTTATTTTTTGATGCCTGGGGTTTCAAACTTTTTAGTTTCAAAAAAGGTGATGTTGAATATGGGGTGGGGTGGTTGCCACTTGGCGGTTATGTAAAAATTGCCGGAATGATTGATGAGAGTATGGATACTGAGCAAATGGCTCAACCTGCTCAACCTTGGGAATTCCGTTCTAAACCGGCCTGGCAACGTTTGATTGTAATGCTTGGTGGTATTATCGTAAACGTAATTGTAGGTATTTTTATCTTCTGGATATTAACCTTCAACATCGGACAAAATTACACCGTTAACAGTAAACTAAACGATGGTATTTCTGTAGGTACTATTGGTAAAGAAATCGGTTTAAAAAATGGAGATAAAATTTTAGCTATCAATGGCAATAAATTAATCCGTTTTGAAGATGCGATTTCGAGCAAAGTACTGTTTGATGGGGCACAATTAACCATTTTAAGGGAGAATAAAACCCTTTATATCTCTGTTCCAGATACCATTCTAAACAAAATATCGAAAAACGATAAAGAGAATTTTATCTCACCACGATATATTATGGAGCGTGTAGATAAGGTAAGCGCACCTGATGAAAAAGTGGATAAGCCATCATTTTTTGATAAGTTATTTGGCAGAAAGTTCGAGAAACCTGTGTATCCTGCTTATGCTGCCGGTATTAAACCAGGCGATAGTATTTTATCTGTTAATGGAAAACAGATCACTTTTTTTGATCAGTTTAAAGAAGAGGTTTCTACAAATAAGTTAAAACCCGTTACCATTAAGGCATTGCGTAAGGGAAAAGAAGTAACATTCGATCTTAAAGTAAGTAAAGATGGAACAATTGGAATTATTCCTAACTTAAAGATGCCTGAAACTGCACATGTAGATTTTGGTTTTATTGAGTCGTTACCAGTTGGGGCAACCATGGCCTGGAGTACTTTTGTAGATAATGCAAAAGGTATTGGTAAAATGATTACAGGTAAATTAAGTGCGCGTAATATTAGCAGTCCGATTGGTATTGCAAAAGTTTATGGCAGTACTTTCGACTGGGTTAAATTCTGGACTTTAACCGGATTGATTTCGATGGCCCTGGCATTTATGAATTTATTACCTATTCCAGGCTTAGACGGAGGGCATGTAGTGTTTCTTTTAATCGAGATGGTACAACGTAAGCCTGTAAGCGAAAAAGTGCTGGAGAAGGCACAGATTGTGGGTTTTGTAATCCTGATCTGTTTAATGGTGTTTGCTTTTGGTAATGATATTCTAAAATCTTTCGGTAAGTAAAACCAAATTTATATCATTGCCGCAGATGCGCAGATTTGACCAGTCGATCTGTACATCTGCGGCTTTTTAATTTAATACACAACATGAGCGAAGCGAAACCAGCTATCAATTATTTCGAATTTTACGATTTACCGATTCAGTTTAATCCAGATCAAAATGCGGTAAAAACAAAGTTCTATGCTTTAAGCAAACAGTTTCACCCCGATTTTTATGCCAATGAAAGTGAAGAGAAACAGCAGGAGGTACTCGATCTGTCAACTTTGAATAATAAGGCCTACCAAATATTGAGCAATGCTAAAAAACGCTTAAAATATGTGCTCGAATTAAAAGGGATAGTAGAAACAGATGAAGGTTATCAACTGCCACAATCTTTTCTAATGGAAATGATGGATGTAAATGAGGCTTTAATGGACTTGGAGTTTGAGCCAGATACCGAAAAATTACTTCAAGTAAATAATGATGTGAATTCGATTGAAAAACAATTGAATGATGAATTAAGCGAACTGGTTAAAAAATTTGATGAAAACCCATCAGAATCTGATCAAACATTACCTTTGATTAAAGACATTTTTTACAGGCAAAAATACATTAGCAGACTAAGAGAGCGTTTGTCCAAGCAATGATAAATAATAGGAGATGGAAAATGTATGGAATAGGTTCTCTGCACCAAAGTATAACATTCCATCTCGATCGTCATCCTGAATCGATAGCTATCGGATTTATTTCAGGATCTTGCACCGCATTCTTCCGTGGCAAAAAATATGAACACCCGATTGTAAAATCATTTTTTAGTTTTTGTCAGGCAAAAGCTTTGCTCTACTTTAGGAGA
Proteins encoded in this region:
- a CDS encoding iron-sulfur cluster co-chaperone HscB C-terminal domain-containing protein, with the protein product MSEAKPAINYFEFYDLPIQFNPDQNAVKTKFYALSKQFHPDFYANESEEKQQEVLDLSTLNNKAYQILSNAKKRLKYVLELKGIVETDEGYQLPQSFLMEMMDVNEALMDLEFEPDTEKLLQVNNDVNSIEKQLNDELSELVKKFDENPSESDQTLPLIKDIFYRQKYISRLRERLSKQ
- a CDS encoding glycosyltransferase family 2 protein; amino-acid sequence: MFFSIIIPLYNRPQEIDELLHTLTKQTYLQFEVLVIEDGSKNDAKAIVASYADKLDIKYYFKENAGQGFARNFGFERAKGDYFIIFDSDILVPADYLEIVRNYLYEHHLDAYGGPDAAHDSFTPVQKAISYAMTSPFTTGGIRGNKQHVGQFHPRSFNMGVSRQAWEKVGGFILTRLGEDIEYSIRIHENGFKIGLIPDAKVYHKRRTSFSQFYKQLHFFGRARINIYKHFPKELKPVHFFPALFTLGFGFTILCNFIYPPLAYVCNFFLLIYFMLIFFHSWSVNKSLKVAFLSIISSFIQLTAYGLGFIQDLFKRVVFKQQ
- a CDS encoding 1-deoxy-D-xylulose-5-phosphate reductoisomerase, producing the protein MNNITIQQSVKRITILGSTGSIGTQALEVVRDHPTVFKVAVLSALKNSALLIQQAKEFKPAIVVICDESKYSEVKDALFGLDIKILAGEAALSEVAAYADSDVVLTALMGSVGLKPTVAAIKAGKNIALANKETLVVAGELITQLATEHQVKILPVDSEHSAIFQCLVGEEQNRIEKIYLTASGGPFLGKTKDFLSTVKKEEALKHPNWVMGAKITIDSASLMNKGLEVIEAKWLFSLDVDQIDVIVHPQSIIHSIVQFNDGSMKAQMGVPDMKLPIQYALNYPDRLKNNFKRFNFLEYPNFSFLKADMETFRNLDLAFTSLRKGGNMPCILNAANEIVVEAFLKDKIGFLRMSEVIEQCMEEIGFIEKPQLSDYLETDKHSRILAGELVTKSIL
- a CDS encoding IS110 family transposase, which gives rise to MIATTKFFIGIDISKPHFDVALMAVVNHVKQEIATARFDNTAPGIKLFEKWLKSQKTTFNGDSLVVMENTGIYHRLIWTFCSNRNLPIHIGNAAHIKWSFGIARGKNDKIDSIRLCNYAFKEADDLKATAALDPELMLLKDLISARTKLLKQRSGISVSVKELGNVNGKEHQKLIEKALKNAIEGIAKSIRNLEDQIKKIITGNQGFKQNYKLLLSIPGIGHVTAVYLIGCTGNFAGRPSGKELACYAGVVPFEHSSGISIKGKTRVHRMANKELKRLLHMCALSLIQHNQEFKTYYNRKKDEGKHSMSIINAVRNKIALRVAAVIKNQASYKNNYKIAA
- a CDS encoding GH3 auxin-responsive promoter family protein, whose amino-acid sequence is MEKEKNGRREKSPSGGWGLKAALSKPFAAFAVWQINKWKYNAVNAQNNMLKKLVDEAKYTVFGKDHHFSEIKNYTDFKKHVPVQDYEGLKPYVDRVVAGEADVLWKGKPLYFAKTSGTTSGVKYIPLSKESMPEHIKAARNAILTYINETGKAGFVNGKMIFLQGSPVLSVKNGINVGRLSGIVAHHVPAYLQKNRLPSYETNIIEDWEQKVDAIVEETINENMTLISGIPPWVQMYFDKLSEKSGGKKIAEIFRNFSLFIYGGVNFEPYRAKIEQSIGKKIDAIETYPASEGFIAYQDSQKDKGLLLLADAGIFYEFVPADQYYNDHPTRLSLGEVELDINYALILNTNAGLWGYSIGDTVKFVSKNPYKIVVTGRIKHFISAFGEHVIGEEVEQAILTVANEEQVEITEFTVAPQVNPAADQLPYHEWFVEFSSAPKDLAAFSKKVDEALQKKNIYYFDLIEGNILQPLIIRTLQKDAFVNYMKSEGKLGGQNKVPRLSNDRKLADGLEKYIV
- a CDS encoding glycosyltransferase family 2 protein, which gives rise to MDISVVVPLFNEDESLPELTAWIDKVMIDNNFSYEIILVDDGSTDRSWEVIEELRSQNLAIKGIKFRRNYGKSAALNVGFEATKGNVVITMDADLQDSPDEIPELYRRIKEEKLDIISGWKKKRYDPITKTIPTKLFNAATRKMSGIELNDFNCGLKAYRSDVIKTIEVYGEMHRYIPVIAKWAGFSKIAEQVVEHRARKYGTTKFGFSRFINGFLDLLSIFFVGKFGKRPMHFFGSLGVLSFLLGTFMALWMIGVKLYHIAAEIPYKREITDQPLFYIALVAIIVGSQMFLTGFVAELVTRNAPERNQYLIEKELK
- the rseP gene encoding RIP metalloprotease RseP, producing the protein MNGLIMAGQLLLGLSLLVILHELGHFLAARAFGIKVEKFYLFFDAWGFKLFSFKKGDVEYGVGWLPLGGYVKIAGMIDESMDTEQMAQPAQPWEFRSKPAWQRLIVMLGGIIVNVIVGIFIFWILTFNIGQNYTVNSKLNDGISVGTIGKEIGLKNGDKILAINGNKLIRFEDAISSKVLFDGAQLTILRENKTLYISVPDTILNKISKNDKENFISPRYIMERVDKVSAPDEKVDKPSFFDKLFGRKFEKPVYPAYAAGIKPGDSILSVNGKQITFFDQFKEEVSTNKLKPVTIKALRKGKEVTFDLKVSKDGTIGIIPNLKMPETAHVDFGFIESLPVGATMAWSTFVDNAKGIGKMITGKLSARNISSPIGIAKVYGSTFDWVKFWTLTGLISMALAFMNLLPIPGLDGGHVVFLLIEMVQRKPVSEKVLEKAQIVGFVILICLMVFAFGNDILKSFGK
- a CDS encoding four helix bundle protein, which translates into the protein MEKNYLQLNHITAYTKSFHLSNFVWDLVSGWDSFAKYTIGQQFVDAVDSISANIAEGFGRYHKKDKIKFYYYRFGSVKECLDWNEKARVRKLVNEETYSKIFATLETLPKEIHQLIKFTNEKLKI